The following nucleotide sequence is from Mytilus galloprovincialis chromosome 12, xbMytGall1.hap1.1, whole genome shotgun sequence.
tttttggcgtattgaattctaaacctgatgctttttgttatctattaatcatgtgtttttttgtctaatacgttctatttatttatattgtagtcctgtaatatgttgtcatttcaatgttatatttaacattgccattaaagtgcaaggtttggcatgccacaaaaccaggttcaacccaccattttttcctttaaaaatgtcctgtaccaagtcaggaatatggccattgttatattattgttcgtttctgtgtgtgttacattttaacgttgcgtcgtttgttttctcttatttttgagtgtaaattcacattgcgataagacgtgtcacggtacttgtctatcccaaattcatgtgtttggttttgatgttatatttgttattctcgttggattttgtctgatgcttggtccgtttctgtgtgtgttacattttagtgttatgtcgttgttcatctcttatatttaatgtgtttccctcggttttagtttgttatcccgattttgttttttgtccatggacttatgagttttgaacaatggtatactactgttgcctttatagtaAAGTGGTCTCatttggggtctaagcgtgacgtgGGATTgacgattttttgtaagcgtgacacgtgaaagtcaaattattgtgccgggAAAACGGGAAATAAACTCTAGTGGGACACGGGAATGTACGAAAAAATGAGatttgcttacgtacatagtgtaagcgggatacgggaatctaaCAAAActgtaagcgggatccgggatcagaaccccccaatgagaccccctgtAAAGCGTTTGATATTGTCAATGTTCAATAAATGAACAGTCTAGAGAAATTTATTTCCCGCATAATTTTAATGGTCTTTATCTCAAAACCAAGATCACAGACCTTtccttttttcatttatttatatatcatcaatttaaaaaaaaataaaagagtaGCGAACCTCCTTAAATCCAATGAGATTTAAGATGAGAAGTAAAACGTTTATAATCCATAAATCCTTTTGCACAATGCGTACACACGTAAGGGAAGTCTCTGTTATGACAACGTCTGTGCTTCCTTAACCTTAATCGTGTTtgatttttgtccatggatttatgagttttgaacagcggtatactactgttgcctttattgaaaaGCTTTGAGACAAATATCACATTCGAACGCAGCTTGACTCGCATGTTTCCTACAATGTATCTTAAAATCATAGTGTCTTTCGAATGTCTTCTTACAGTCTATACAATGATAccattttttattagaatgaatAGGCATATGTGCCTCAAGATATTCTTTACGATTGAACTTTGCATCGCACTTCTTACATGAGAAGATTTCGACTTTATGTGCTGATAGATGCCTGTCGTAGTTAATAAAACTGTCAAACGTTTTCAAACATATATTGCAGGTTGTTGTACTACTTTTGTGAAACTGCATGTGAAGTCGTAAATGTTGGCGCATGCCAAATGTCTTCCCACAGATACGGCAACCATACGGTTTGGTTTCTAGATGTTGTATCATGTGTTTGAAAAAATTTCGATGGTCTATATAGCAATTTCCGCAAATTAAGCATTTATATGGCTTGTGTGTTCTTTCATGAAGTTTAAGAAAATACCTACTTGCAAATTTTGAATGGCAAAACGAACACGGAAACAACTTAATCTGAATATGCGAGTACATATGAGCTTGAAGGTGACATTTCTGAATGAATGTTTTGTCACAAACTTCACAAGCATGAGGGCGGCTTTCTGAATGCATCTTTAAATGTATTCGAAATGAATGAAGTGTTCGAAAGCTTTTGTTGCACCGTTTACATATCACATTCGAGGAGTGCTCCTTTTTCAGGTGGAACCGTAATTTATTACGTAGAAAGAATCCTTGGTCGCAGACGACACAGTTATACGGGGCTTTCCTGTCACTATGATTATCAAATGCTTTAACCCCATTATGTTTACAGTCATCAAGGTATTTTCTTCTTATTTCATTTCTGTATAATCCTTCATTATATGATTGATAATGACCAACTTTTAAATCGatataaaaatcttttatttctttgtttttctccTTATTCAATGCAAATATCTTGTTTTTAACTCTTGAGCTGCATAAATTTTATGTTGCTATGAGTCAACCTACAAAAAAAGGAAAGTTCATTTGATTACTACGTTGTTTATAAGTTCTAGCAGCAGTCATCATAAGCATAACAAGGGCGTGAACAGATTATAATTACAGCAAATTTAAGTCAATCTTTAGAATAGTGTTACAATGTAAGTGCTTTCGACCAATGGAATTGTTGGATTTAAGGCAGCATAATTGTAAAGAACCAATTTAATACGCGTTCAACAAGTAATGAGATTATCTTATAGTTAAAAGGGGATTTCTATAAATGAGCATCTGCCCTGAAACAGAATCAATTCTAACAATTTGAAAAGATttctaattaaatttttaaaacttaaatcaatgcatgttaaaaaaaataccaataatTGCAAGACTACGCTTACTTGAAAATTACTAAAAACaagactatataaaaaaaatgttccggatgtaaatatatctttaaaattaaatacattttcaacAACTAAATTAACATGATCTTGCGAGTTCTAAAAATAGTTATTTCAAATGAACTAACTTTTgtacatataagaaaattaaattagtcttgaaagttaaaaaacaaaaacaccgaACTCTTTGGAAAATTTAAAATCGAAAATTTTCTGATGAAATTGCAAATCAAAGACACACACACTTCAAACGAATTACAATGTTTTTTTAGATTAATTTCACAATGGCAATATAGGTAAATTTGAAAATGCTGTAAATTTAATGGTAAATTAAAAACTCAAAAATTGTTCATTTAAGGATAATTAACATTATTCAAATTATAACCATTCTGTCGTTCGTGAGTTCGACATTTATACCATTTCTACATTTAATCACATGGTGTGTTGGAAAATAATTAATAGTTTCTTCCgctaaaaaaatatgaaaaactcaaAACTTCTCTCAGTTTTCTGCCTGTCTTTTGGTGCCTTTTCTTAAAAGCGGATGTATCCCTTTAAatatttcatcgaatcgcttcaaACTAATAGGTGTCATGATATACTGGAATTACATTTTTGACGACTTaataatattcatattaaagATTTTATAACGAAATATATATTTCCGTAAAACTCGAGTTTTACTCTGCGGAAAATAAAGCAAACGAtatgatcaattataaaaatataaatatcttaaattttGCATCGAATGCAATCCTTAACCAACACGAATTAACttataatttaaagaataaaaaaagacttACATCCCCAGAAATTCAATATAAACACTATAGCCCGTATCCTATCCTCATATTCCAGTTTGATAgtcatttaataaatttttcccTTTTTATCACAattaacatattttgattttgCTCTATTTCAATCAATATTATGACATAGCTGTGAAAACTTAATTATTATAAGACACCTTTAGAAATCAATAAACTACATAtgcaatgtatttttattttactttgataaatcgtcaaatacaaaatattaatgtttCTAAATAATTTTGCTTCTTTCGTAGTGAATCTATGTAATGTATATTGAAAACCCTAACAATTAatggcaaaaagtaaaatcacaaacataccgtactccgagtaaaattcaaaacgaaaagtccctaatcagaaaaaaatcaaaattgtaaacacatcaaaagaatggataacaactatcatactCCTGATGTTACTGAAGTACATTTAAAATTGGACGTTAGGTAAAATGTTAACAATGTGTAACAAGGTAAATAAAATGTAATGGGATTAGTGATTTGACCGTGTCAGCATAAGGTCAGATATTCTATTCACAATTCTCCTTTTCAGAATCGAAAGGACTAtaggtaatctcattgttcgtgcACTAAAagaacgttacgtcattggttaatttccattgtttagaacgttttaaaccaatcacaacgttttgatGTACGCTTTGGAAAAtgttacccagaatgcattagactCTACAACGGCGAATTCAAAACAACCTAATTTATTAATGAGTAGAGATTTGTATGAAAAGTGTTGTTGTTGACAATTGAAAGTCTGTTGTAGCCATTAATGTAACTCAGACTTTCAAATTACCATTATTTGAATTATAAGCATGCTGTCTTTAATGACAATTCattcattttatcattttgttgtGTCAAAAAATATACAATAGTTGCTCCAGATAGAAAAAGGAGAAAATTCAGAAGTCTCTCGACATTCTTCCTAACGTCTGGTGCTTGTTCTTGGATAACGGGTGTGTCTCTTTAATGgtttgttccaagtcaggaatatgacagttcattTCAATTCGGTTGATGCATTTACGCTTTTGATCTTTCCATTTGATATGAGGCTTTCCGTGTTGATTGTTTCAGATTTctgtacttttgttattttactttttcgtaTCATTCGCCTTTCTTCTAACTGATTTATTGACAAAATCCGTAGCCAATAATGTCCGAATTAGAATGTCGTTTTGGGGTATATAAATTCAGCCACCATGTatgaaatttgaattttcatttaaaaaataagtaaaaagttactAAATAGAACTCAAACGGACAGTAATTAGAAGCACTGGTGTTAAACTGATCATCGTAACTACAGTTACGACGATCCCAACATGGCGGAGCCAAAAACAAGTAAAGTCGTCTTCTGCTAATTTCTCTGTGTACAAACCATGTTTTCAAGAATTACTCAGTCGCTAGGTTGATATTTACGGTATtgctgtgtgtgtgtgtgtgtgtgtgtgtgtgtgttcttAGTGCATGTTCTTGTTACCGAAATAAAAGCCATCGAAATTTTACTGAAGATCATTGTAGCTCCCAGAATTGTAATCGCGACATCTCTCAGTTTTGGTCTGTCTACTTGGGCTTTTtcttaaacaacatatttgtccctttaattgtttcattgacacGGTTAAGACTATAAACACGATAAAGTTATTATGAGCTAACGgaattaaattcaaaatgatatattgtaagacaattttgatatatatttccgATAATATACAATGTTAGTTAAATTTCAGTTTGTTCTGCAGAAAATTAAGTATAACATATATTGCattaaataaatatagatatgttTGATTTTGCATCGTATGCGATCCTAAATCAACATTGATTAACTGATTATTTGAAGAATAAAAAAGACTTACATCTCCAGACATTCCATAACACTATATAGCCCGTACTCTATCTTGACATTCCAGTCTGATAGTCACTTAATGATATTCCCTTTTAATCACAATTCACATATGTTAATGTTACGCTACCTTAATCAATATTATGAAAACTACCGTTGACAACTTAATTATTATAAGACACCTTTAGAAATCTACTATCTATCTACATTCGAGTTTAATAAATCGTAAAACCtgcaataaatatattaatgattttaGATAACTTTGCTTGTATGTATAATACAAAGTTTGAAACTATACAGTCAAATatcaaaacaacaaacatatcGTACTCCATGGAAACTTATATACGAAAAGTTCAtaatcaaagagggacgaaagataccaaagggacagtcaaactcataaatctaaaacaaactgacaacgccatggctaaaaatgaaaaagacaaacagaaaaacaatagtacacatgacacaacatagaaaactaaagaataaacaacacgaaccccacctaaaactaggggtgatctcaggtactccggaagggtaagcagatcctgctccacatgtggcacccgtcgtgttgcttatgtgattactaATCCGGTAAATAGTGAAATGTCAAAATCGATCATACACATCACACGAAGGGAAATTCATAAAAGTGTAAATTAGGTTAGACATTCTATTTATACTTCCAACCAACCTAACTTATTTGTGAATGGATAATTGTATCAAATAACTGTTAATGACATTTTAAAAGGCTGCTGCTTAGTCTTTAAAATTAACATTATTTAAATCATAATCATGGTGTCTTTCATGCGTTTCACGGCAATACAAGTCATACATGTTATCATATTGCAGTGtcggaaaattaacaatagttGCTCCCGATGGAAAAGGGAGAAAAATCTAGATGTCTATCAGTTTTCTTCCTTTCTTCTGGTGCTTTTTCTTAAATAACGGATGTTTAATTGTCTGTTCCATTGTCTgttatcattgtaaatataacggaatttgattagactgtcaacaaagtaagaggtttagcgctataaaccaggtttaatcaaccattttctacatttgaaaatgcctgtaccaagtcaggaatatgacagttcttgtccatttgtttttgatgtgttttgtcaatggatttttgccatgtgattatgaactttctgATTacattttcctctgagttcagtatttttgtgattttacttttattttttccaaGTAAGGAACATGATAGTTGATTTCCATTCGGTTGATGTATTTTTGCTTATGATTCTCTCATTTAATAAGAGACTTTTCGTGTTGAATGTTCtgtaattttgttattatatCTTTTAGCATCGTCCGCCTATATTTTAGTGATGTATTGACAAACATCTTTATACCCTTATGTCTGAATTAGTTTTACGATTATGGGATATAAATTCAGCTttcatatatgattttttttattttcagttaaatAACCATGATATTAGAACACAGACAGACAGTAATTAGAAGACAGAACGTGTTCAAATCGTTGCAAAATcaataaactaaatatattttattgacgAATTCTGTTTTAGTTAATGCTGTTATTGTTaggaaaataatattaaaaaggaaaaactattcataaattttaatatttttttgttctaaattcaaataaaaatgaaaatggaaaaaacgtggttttgttttttttttcttctttttaaaccCTAGTTTGGTCTGtttattttcaagtttgaatgttTATATGGGATATTTTCCCTCTCTTTTGGTCtctagattatttttttatatacttttttaaggATTATAGCTAACTATTAAAAATACTAAAACAAGCTTACTAGATACACACATTTTTTAAGTCATTATTTTCAATCGTAGACTGACATACAGAGACTGAGGACAGAAAAGTcgattttgatatgagcgtcactgttaagtcttatgtagacgaaacgcgcatctgtcgtacttaattataatcctggtacctttaataacttttatttctattaaCTTTTGGTGTTTTGCTTTGgcgtaacagaaaaaaaaactctttatGAAGTTGGTGGTCCTAGTTTTCTGTGTATACGTTCCTTTAGctgaattacaaatacaaaacatGATTAAAAATTATTCATAAATTCTGTATAATACATTATGGTAATTACCCTTTATGTCATACcagcaatacatatatatatatatacatatatgaaggAATGTTATTGGTTAGTCTTATTGATACATTACTGACCTCGGTCAGTGCACCCGTATTTTTAATGCGAATGGTATGTTTATTTTCTGATgtatctgtaccaagtcatgacagttgttatccattcgattgatATGTTTGGGCTTTTCATTTCGCCATTTGAttaagaactttccgttttgCATCTTCTTCGAAATTTGgtagttttttattttaatttttataacgaGTTTTGAGTGACCTGATCTAGAAAATGTTGAAAGGGGATAAGTTCTACAATATAAATATCAAGAGGGAAGAAACCAACATGGCAATCACCTGATTAATTTAATCGTATTGTCAGTAAATCATTTTGACGTCATTAACGCCTATATTTTCTCTTAAAAATAGGTCATCATTCTATATAATGAATAATCTTACAcgacaatttatatttcaaaccgGCCTCTTCCATCAATTAAGATTATATCTCAGTAAAAATAACATCTTATAAAGAGCATGGGATGATTGcagaataatttgtttttatgttacatgtatcagatacaaaacaaaagtaacaacaaacTGGCTGGTAACAATTTAACGgggtcatatatttttttctgctcTAGTAGTCGACGACTTTGACCTAACAATGCAGAAAAATTGTACTACTGGTTGTTACTATCcgtttttttcttacttttgatTTGAATCTGACTTGTGCTATCACTATTGCACAATTAAAAAGATTAAACACAAGAAAATGTGCACACTGGTTTTTCAACTGCTATGCttgaagatttttaagtttttgataaattatgcattTATCTTGAACACTATCGGTTCTTAATTTTATAAGCTTTTTATGCGTAATAGtattgcttattttttttctatcacaTCAGTGAAGTAGGAGTAGATTGAAAAATTAGGTTGGAAGGGAAGTtgaatttattcattaaaaaaacttATCATCATTATTTTCTTTCATATATAGTCTGCAGCTGGTAGTCTAGAAATAagctttttttctcttttgtagTCATTTGATATTCTAATAGTTAATAAATTGCCAAAATTAAGGGGGAATTTTTGCCCTCATATTTGTAATTGCAATATTTCGTTATGGTTCCCTTTCCAGAAACATACACCCCTTTATTAATATATATCCCTTGACAGAAAATTTACCGTAACCCAATTTTAAAAGTGTGGTGATTCCCCCTTTCCCGGGCTCATTcccataaaaacaaaaaaacaaaacaaaaaatattcaacattaaTATGGATAACAGATTAAAGACAATCAGATTGATGTATTTAAGCTTCTGATTTTGtcaattgattagggactttctgttttgaattgcCATTGGAGCTCAGTATTCTTGTGATTTACTTTTTGTTATGGTAATACAGTATTTTATTTTGGGCATATAAAGAAAAACTTTGTGATGCTTGAAGTAGTAGGTACAATTTATGTTGTGTTATACTACAAAGCTTTTCATTGCAGCAAACACGATTGCTTTCACGTCTTCATAACGTACAGAAATGACTTGATCGCGTGTTAATCAAAAGTCAATTTTAAAAGATACATTACTATGTATATATCGGATTACGTTTTAATTGACGTGTTTCAGACATTATTTCATGATATATGCCTAGTTTGTTATGTTCTGTATTGTTTCATCCTGGTTTGTCTATGTTCTAACACAGCTTTTGGTAAGTACAAATTTTGATAGAAGTATACAGTCTCGAAAATCCTTCTAGGTTTTATTTACAGATTTTCTAGACAGAAACAATTTTTGTTTGCAGAGAAATATTTGCGATAGGTACTATTGGTTTTATTTTAGAATGGAATTTCAGATTCTAAAAAttggtattttcaaatctaaCATAGGGCAAATTTCTTTCATTTCGTTAAAACGAATAGcgtttatattatataaagaaagaaaatgaTAATTACTGAGTATTATGTGGGGCGTTTTGTAAGACAGAAAGGAAATATACATTTAGAATTCACCTTAAACAATTAACTAAACTTCTTATTTATTTAACAGATCAAAATCAGTTATGTGTATAGTGCTAACGATTGTTCTTGTGTACATTTGTGGGTATGCAGAAAGTAATATGTGTCAGTTTAATGTGCCAAGCAAAGACATAACTGATTCGAAAAAGGCTCTGACGGCACTTGAAACCTATTTTGGCACCACAGTTAACACACTTGAAAGAAACGTACAGAATAGCATTAATACTTTGAAGGCCAATCTTCAAACTTTGAAAAGGAATGTTGGCACGAAAATAAAGGCTGTTGACACTGACTTGAAAGTACTTCAACGGGATTTTCAAAGTAAGTTTTTTTAAACGATTCATTTAAGCATTTACTTATCTTAAAAGAAGCCGCAACACTAATTCAGTTAAAATTCATTAGATGGGTTAATTAGTACTGACAAAGGGTCAACTACATTGTAGCGACTACTACATTATTCCTtcttaattctttgaaatttatatattttgattgttCGTACCAATATTCGAGCGATAAACTTCTTACATTATCTGATGATTTATTCTTATAAAGACCTttaatttaagaaaacaaatggaaGAAATACGGTGGACATTGCTACTACTTTTCCCGCGTCAACCGAGATTGGTTTACTGCTGAGGTAAGTGCTTGTTTTGATAATTTGTCTTGTGTCTGTTCAATATGAAGATAAAGTGACACAATACAGTCTCTTAAGTCAAACTATAACGATAATTTAACATGACAGCAAATATAGTTTGCATTTCtgtaatattgacaatgcaatttcccataagaactccttttacggctaacaCTGCACCACTTTTACTatgcagttttaaaaaaaatcttatcctagaattaaaagttcatatacaccacaatttttttcaaaggtcaacatatagggctgtgcggcatattttcaaagtttatatgccctgaacttctcatagtttaaactaacactaattttcttaactatccctacctcgaatgaaaggttaccatatatttcaatgtaaacaatatgcacatgtttatttactggtaacattcccaagttatgtctctgtgagatggaacacacagagcataactgggaaccagtatgtaaacaaaattgattttctaTGAATAGTccagatctccccaaaagaggcgtgttttgaaaACAGCTGTATTTATAAAATGCAAATTATAGGTAATTACATATCTTCcaactaaaatgaaataaaacggATTTACTGATATGATATAATCATCTTATATGATATAATCACCTTATATGATAATCATAACAGATCACACGTCCTTCTTTTGTTTGTCCTTAAGTTATTGAATATGATTATAATGTGTACGGCAATTAGTGCTCAATTCCTGAAAAAAACTATGTCTTAATTCAAATGTTCTGTGATTGGATTATCGTTTTTTCATCATTTAAGGcacattttgaaaaacaaatggaTATGTTACAGGTTTATAATGTGATGCATTAAGATATCTTTGAGCAAAAGTTGATATTCGGAAAAGAATAAGTATGTGGTGTCGCATTTATACAATGCATTTCAAAAGTCGAAAATTAATCTACAAAAGTATAGATTGTACATAGAGAACTTTTGATTTTACTTTCGATTGCCCTCTCTAGAAACTTGTGCTTAGAATTTTGTTAGTAATAACATTGTTCTAATAATATAAAATGCTTAATTAATCACTGGGTTTATTTGAGTAAAGGAAACAAACAATAAATGCAGTGCAAAGAGcgtttaacagaaaaaaaagcgTAACGATGGGAGgtcaaaattgtatttttgtttttatcaatgtttttcatTCAAAATACTATAAGCACTGTTGAAACGAATCTGCCGACTTTTGATTTATTTTCCGATCATAACCGGAAAAGTTGACAATATTAACATAGCATTATAAAACAAACTGCTTAGGACACTATAGCTGCTGGATCTAAAACAGATTTATATTGCCTTCTGTTTAATGTCCGACCGGCAGGAATCAATATTAGAGCTTAGGATATGATGATTTCATAAAGATTAAAAACTTGCAATTGCTTTCATCAATTGTTTTTGACATAATTCGatacagaattatacaaaatCGTTCTACTTTTGTCTGTATCTTTGCTTTGTATACCGATTTTTTTAAGTAAAGAGTAAGGTCGTATTTTGCTCATCGTTATtgcatgttttcatttttaactttagtta
It contains:
- the LOC143053399 gene encoding perlucin-like protein, translating into MCIVLTIVLVYICGYAESNMCQFNVPSKDITDSKKALTALETYFGTTVNTLERNVQNSINTLKANLQTLKRNVGTKIKAVDTDLKVLQRDFQKNKWKKYGGHCYYFSRVNRDWFTAELACRQSGGYIVKIDNMSENSWIAQNRPSRGSTWIGLTDLKEGDWRWSFDQSRPSYTPKWVSGYGSKGTSVNCVVINGGQTLWHDYYCDRALPYVCESNYCF